The following coding sequences are from one Pseudonocardia sp. HH130630-07 window:
- a CDS encoding APC family permease yields the protein MGRSRDATAAAPGRLKAGAVGVPGMVFMVVAAAAPLTALSSNISLGLGMGVGAAAVLVMIGTGLLLAIFSAGYLVLARYVTCAGAYQAFVAFGLGRGAGGAVAFVATLAYTLAAGGMVAASGYFTGLAVAAVTGTDLPWWLYGAGALLVTVALGIRGVEVAQRLTTAVSLLQFGIVVVLAVAVLAARPVSAWTDERLLSPAAALGPGLAVTLVFCLLSFAGFEAAAAYGEETDAPARSITLATYAALGLLLAVFVLGTWTLVAAFDDVRAVAAADPGAVVLSAADRFLGPWSGPLLGVLVAISFLAAAVAFANLAIRYLFTLGRGGLLPRALARTHGRYQTPYVGCVVVAAVAVVVLVPFALTGADPLVTLFPAVSGITSISLVAMMTGCCASVVTARARGAVRGSAWSTVVAPVLAGAGLVAVLVLIVVNYAEVTGSTSPVIGAMPLVVLVAAVTGAAATRLRPDGGRGRG from the coding sequence GTGGGACGATCCCGGGACGCGACCGCGGCGGCTCCCGGCCGGTTGAAGGCGGGCGCCGTCGGCGTGCCGGGGATGGTGTTCATGGTGGTGGCCGCGGCCGCGCCGCTGACGGCGCTGTCGTCCAACATCTCGCTCGGTCTCGGCATGGGCGTCGGCGCGGCCGCCGTGCTCGTGATGATCGGCACCGGGCTGCTGCTCGCGATCTTCTCCGCGGGGTACCTGGTGCTGGCCCGGTACGTCACGTGTGCCGGCGCCTACCAGGCGTTCGTGGCCTTCGGACTGGGCCGCGGCGCCGGCGGTGCCGTCGCGTTCGTGGCGACGCTGGCCTACACGCTGGCCGCGGGCGGGATGGTGGCCGCGAGCGGGTACTTCACCGGTCTCGCCGTCGCCGCGGTGACCGGGACGGACCTGCCGTGGTGGCTCTACGGCGCCGGGGCGCTGCTGGTCACCGTCGCGCTCGGGATCCGTGGGGTCGAGGTCGCCCAGCGGCTCACCACGGCGGTGTCGCTGCTGCAGTTCGGGATCGTCGTGGTGCTGGCCGTGGCGGTACTGGCCGCGCGCCCGGTGTCGGCGTGGACGGACGAGCGGCTGCTCTCCCCCGCGGCGGCGCTGGGCCCCGGCCTCGCCGTCACCCTGGTGTTCTGCCTGCTCTCCTTCGCCGGGTTCGAGGCCGCGGCCGCCTACGGCGAGGAGACCGACGCCCCGGCCCGCAGCATCACCCTCGCCACCTACGCGGCGCTGGGCCTGCTGCTCGCGGTGTTCGTCCTCGGCACCTGGACGCTCGTCGCCGCGTTCGACGACGTCCGCGCCGTCGCCGCGGCCGATCCCGGCGCCGTGGTGCTGTCCGCGGCCGACCGCTTCCTGGGGCCGTGGTCGGGGCCGCTGCTGGGCGTCCTGGTCGCGATCAGCTTCCTCGCCGCCGCGGTCGCCTTCGCCAACCTCGCGATCCGCTACCTGTTCACCCTCGGCCGGGGCGGCCTGCTGCCGCGGGCGCTGGCACGGACGCACGGGCGCTACCAGACGCCGTACGTCGGGTGCGTGGTCGTCGCGGCGGTGGCGGTCGTCGTGCTCGTACCGTTCGCGCTGACCGGCGCCGATCCGCTCGTCACGCTGTTCCCGGCCGTCTCCGGGATCACCTCGATCTCGCTGGTCGCGATGATGACCGGCTGCTGCGCCAGCGTGGTGACCGCACGGGCCCGGGGAGCGGTCCGGGGATCGGCGTGGTCGACCGTCGTGGCGCCGGTGCTGGCCGGGGCGGGGCTGGTGGCGGTGCTCGTACTGATCGTCGTGAACTACGCCGAGGTGACCGGCAGCACCTCGCCGGTGATCGGTGCGATGCCGCTGGTCGTGCTGGTCGCGGCGGTGACCGGAGCCGCCGCCACCCGGCTCCGGCCCGACGGCGGCCGGGGGCGGGGGTGA
- a CDS encoding alpha/beta hydrolase, translated as MFDDRPRSGVVRPFDLVDPGFGEPVELRVLPGTRSFLDVVVARIPGWRPLTVDVHVPADGSGPFPVVVYAHGGAFIAGTPRMGPWGPLPGRGIAVVSVDYRLCGEARYPEPVEDVLTAVRWVRAHGAGYGLDPARVAGWGSSAGAFLVGRAALTDGGPIGHPVPAPAGTDATLDAVVLHYPPVDFLALLGHGPDDPRLDQWWTTTCDLFGVTRDGDLSPVRHGALPAAVARCRRVPPLLLAHGTADEVVPHVQSELLHDAVRAAGGHSELQLVDGAGHGAPVFGAPAVLDPAVRFLRRHWGDAASATDRMQ; from the coding sequence GTGTTCGACGACCGCCCCCGCTCGGGGGTCGTGCGCCCGTTCGATCTGGTCGACCCCGGGTTCGGCGAGCCGGTCGAGCTGCGGGTCCTGCCCGGTACCCGCTCGTTCCTCGACGTGGTGGTGGCCCGGATCCCGGGCTGGCGGCCGCTCACCGTCGACGTGCACGTCCCCGCCGACGGTTCCGGCCCGTTCCCGGTCGTGGTGTACGCGCACGGCGGCGCGTTCATCGCCGGGACGCCGCGGATGGGGCCGTGGGGCCCGCTACCGGGCCGGGGCATCGCCGTCGTCTCGGTGGACTACCGGCTGTGCGGCGAGGCGCGGTACCCGGAGCCGGTCGAGGACGTGCTCACCGCCGTGCGCTGGGTCCGCGCGCACGGCGCCGGGTACGGGCTCGACCCGGCCCGGGTGGCCGGCTGGGGCAGCTCGGCCGGCGCCTTCCTGGTGGGCCGGGCCGCGCTCACCGACGGCGGGCCGATCGGCCATCCGGTTCCGGCGCCGGCCGGTACCGACGCCACACTGGACGCGGTGGTCCTGCACTACCCGCCGGTCGACTTCCTCGCCCTGCTGGGGCACGGACCGGACGACCCGCGGCTCGACCAGTGGTGGACGACGACCTGCGACCTGTTCGGCGTGACCCGCGACGGCGACCTGTCCCCGGTCCGGCACGGGGCGCTGCCCGCCGCCGTCGCGCGTTGCCGCCGGGTGCCCCCGCTGCTCCTGGCCCACGGCACCGCGGACGAGGTGGTGCCGCACGTCCAGAGCGAGCTGCTGCACGACGCGGTCCGCGCCGCAGGCGGGCACAGCGAGCTGCAGCTCGTCGACGGCGCGGGGCACGGCGCGCCGGTCTTCGGCGCGCCGGCCGTGCTCGATCCGGCGGTCCGGTTCCTCCGGCGGCACTGGGGCGACGCCGCGTCCGCCACGGATCGGATGCAGTAG
- a CDS encoding GntR family transcriptional regulator, translating into MASALPLDDGSGISLSDRVAETLQGRVISGEIPVGSWIRHGAVAEEFAISRTPVREALRILAERDVVTIVPNRGARVNGQSPSDIRLIGAVRSELEGLAAQWAAGRIDDRLSTRLETAWDRFREIADGSAPGDLAREWAAANEEFHAVILEAAGNKYLSLSVAELRRRLPHNISFGAYAGNSRLLARNLAEHDDISRAVLGGEADRARELMTAHIRSSVEAVADWLDRSGGPGR; encoded by the coding sequence GTGGCGTCCGCTCTGCCGCTCGACGACGGTTCCGGGATCTCGCTCAGCGACCGGGTCGCCGAGACGCTGCAGGGCCGGGTCATCTCCGGGGAGATCCCGGTCGGCTCGTGGATCCGGCACGGCGCGGTGGCCGAGGAGTTCGCGATCAGCCGCACCCCGGTGCGCGAGGCCCTGCGGATCCTCGCCGAGCGCGACGTGGTCACGATCGTGCCGAACCGCGGCGCACGGGTGAACGGGCAGTCGCCGAGCGACATCCGCCTGATCGGTGCCGTCCGCTCCGAGCTGGAGGGGCTCGCCGCGCAGTGGGCCGCCGGCCGGATCGACGACCGGCTCTCCACCCGGCTGGAGACGGCGTGGGACCGGTTCCGCGAGATCGCGGACGGGTCCGCGCCCGGCGATCTCGCCCGGGAGTGGGCCGCGGCCAACGAGGAGTTCCACGCGGTGATCCTGGAGGCGGCGGGGAACAAGTACCTCTCGCTGTCGGTCGCCGAGCTGCGGCGGCGGTTGCCGCACAACATCTCCTTCGGTGCCTACGCCGGCAACTCCCGGCTGCTCGCCCGCAACCTCGCCGAGCACGACGACATCTCCCGCGCCGTCCTCGGCGGCGAGGCCGACCGTGCCCGCGAGCTGATGACCGCCCACATCCGGTCCTCGGTCGAGGCCGTCGCCGACTGGCTGGACCGCTCGGGCGGCCCGGGCCGCTGA
- a CDS encoding FAD-dependent oxidoreductase yields MRVLVSGAAMAGLSAAHWFARHSCDVTVVERAPRIRRGGAPIDVRGAALGTAERMGVLDRIRAERVPPRVPDDVVGPDGAVRARFAVAWFGDESPDDVEITRDRLADTLRAAVGDGARFRFGTEVTGLDQDDTGVTVTTTQGVDRYDLVVGADGLHSSVRRLAFGPEERFVRHLGLYVALVSLDPGRAWRPGMFNAPGRMASIRDDADGPLGMLMFRSPRLGDDRDADAQRRIAGDVLAADDVWEVPALRAAFRAPDSPGFYFDSVAQTRMPAWHRGRVVLLGDAAHCAALLSGMGTSLAMTGAEFLADAVRRSPGDLAAAFADYEARQRPLVRRAQGSVAGNADIMVPATAAALDRRNALLRETAAAVGA; encoded by the coding sequence ATGAGGGTCCTCGTCTCGGGCGCCGCCATGGCCGGGTTGTCGGCCGCCCACTGGTTCGCCCGGCACTCCTGCGACGTGACGGTCGTCGAGCGTGCACCCCGGATCCGCCGCGGCGGTGCGCCGATCGACGTCCGCGGTGCGGCGCTGGGCACGGCGGAGCGGATGGGCGTGCTCGACCGGATCCGGGCCGAACGGGTCCCGCCCCGGGTGCCGGACGACGTCGTCGGGCCGGACGGCGCCGTGCGCGCCCGGTTCGCGGTGGCCTGGTTCGGTGACGAGAGCCCGGACGACGTCGAGATCACCCGCGACCGGCTCGCCGACACCCTGCGCGCCGCGGTCGGGGACGGTGCACGGTTCCGCTTCGGCACCGAGGTGACCGGCCTGGACCAGGACGACACCGGGGTGACCGTCACGACGACGCAGGGCGTCGACCGCTACGACCTCGTGGTCGGCGCCGACGGGCTGCACTCCTCGGTGCGGCGGCTGGCCTTCGGCCCGGAGGAGCGGTTCGTCCGGCACCTCGGGCTCTACGTCGCGCTGGTCTCGCTGGATCCCGGCCGGGCGTGGCGCCCCGGCATGTTCAACGCACCCGGCCGGATGGCCTCGATCCGCGACGACGCCGACGGCCCGCTCGGGATGCTGATGTTCCGCAGCCCGCGGCTCGGTGACGACCGCGACGCGGACGCCCAGCGGCGGATCGCCGGTGACGTCCTGGCGGCCGACGACGTCTGGGAGGTCCCCGCGCTGCGGGCCGCGTTCCGGGCACCGGACTCGCCGGGGTTCTACTTCGACTCGGTCGCCCAGACCCGGATGCCCGCCTGGCACCGGGGCCGGGTGGTGCTGCTCGGCGACGCCGCGCACTGCGCCGCGCTGCTGTCCGGCATGGGTACCAGCCTGGCGATGACCGGGGCGGAGTTCCTCGCCGACGCGGTGCGCCGGTCGCCCGGTGACCTCGCGGCGGCGTTCGCCGACTACGAGGCCCGCCAGCGCCCCCTGGTGCGGCGGGCCCAGGGCAGCGTCGCGGGCAACGCCGACATCATGGTCCCGGCGACCGCGGCGGCGCTCGACCGGCGCAACGCCCTGCTCCGCGAGACCGCGGCGGCGGTCGGGGCGTGA
- a CDS encoding CPBP family intramembrane glutamic endopeptidase, producing MRPHDRSAPTQPVRVAGAPGTAPDDRRAAPAPSRGPRPVPPGVEYHRVLAGEKRRIGRGVLAIVLLLAGLVVFPVVLGRLAFLVDVQLGNTTPDAVPGTVYTPLHHASGMLGLALLIPWAMTLQRLLYGVRGATLHSVVSRFRFDLFGRALLLAGPVLVVVTLFGAVGPVEGVPWSQADLVGVLLGILLLTPLQAAGEEYGVRGLVFRVLGSWTRGPRAGLVLGVVVSSVLFTAVHMATDPYIILWYLVWWSSSALITWRTGGLEVTVVVHAVINTVSLAMAPLLRIDLGAALGERSTAVVSAYQLVPTATVALITAVVWWSTRRTGPARTVAARGARP from the coding sequence ATGCGACCTCACGACCGTTCCGCCCCCACCCAGCCGGTCCGGGTGGCCGGTGCACCCGGCACCGCACCGGACGATCGACGTGCGGCGCCCGCCCCGAGCCGCGGGCCGCGCCCGGTCCCGCCGGGCGTCGAGTACCACCGGGTGCTGGCCGGGGAGAAGCGGCGCATCGGGCGCGGCGTGCTCGCCATCGTGCTGCTGCTCGCCGGGCTCGTCGTCTTCCCGGTCGTCCTCGGCCGGCTCGCCTTCCTCGTCGACGTGCAGCTCGGCAACACCACGCCCGACGCCGTCCCCGGCACGGTCTACACGCCGCTGCACCACGCCTCGGGGATGCTCGGGCTCGCGCTGCTCATCCCGTGGGCCATGACGCTGCAACGCCTGCTTTACGGGGTGCGCGGCGCAACGCTGCACTCGGTCGTCTCGCGGTTCCGGTTCGACCTGTTCGGGCGGGCGCTGCTGCTGGCGGGGCCGGTGCTGGTGGTCGTCACCCTGTTCGGGGCGGTCGGCCCGGTCGAGGGCGTCCCGTGGTCGCAGGCCGACCTGGTCGGCGTCCTGCTCGGGATCCTGCTGCTGACACCGCTGCAGGCCGCGGGCGAGGAGTACGGCGTCCGCGGGCTGGTGTTCCGGGTGCTCGGGAGCTGGACGCGCGGACCGCGGGCCGGGCTCGTCCTCGGTGTCGTCGTCTCCAGCGTCCTGTTCACCGCGGTCCACATGGCGACCGACCCGTACATCATCCTCTGGTACCTGGTGTGGTGGTCCAGCTCGGCGCTGATCACCTGGCGCACCGGCGGCCTGGAGGTCACCGTCGTCGTGCACGCCGTGATCAACACCGTCAGCCTCGCGATGGCCCCGCTGCTGCGGATCGATCTCGGAGCCGCGCTGGGCGAGCGGTCGACCGCCGTGGTGTCGGCCTACCAGCTCGTGCCCACCGCGACGGTGGCCCTCATCACCGCGGTGGTGTGGTGGTCCACCCGGCGGACCGGGCCCGCCCGGACCGTGGCCGCCCGAGGTGCCCGGCCGTGA
- a CDS encoding alpha/beta fold hydrolase, whose amino-acid sequence MSTRSLRLSDGRELVWDEHGPADGIPVVYLHGAPSCRVMGRGLASAAAGTGVRLIVPDRPGCGLSTFLPDRRIIDWPADVSALAEHLGLDRYRVVGTSGGGPYALACAAAGDPGVVRTAVVCGVGPLDGPQRIAGLHEVNRAVFAAATEGIDALTPIVERLVAGGAAAAVPGDLLPREDRENIAAHPELAADAAAMLRAATVHGLHGVVHDTWLLVRPWGFELSEVGGPVDFYAGDHDRNVPLQHVVDQAAAVPGSTLTVWPGSGHSHALTRLPEVLRRICAEP is encoded by the coding sequence TTGTCCACCCGTTCACTCCGGCTGAGCGACGGCCGGGAACTCGTCTGGGACGAGCACGGCCCTGCGGACGGGATCCCGGTGGTCTACCTGCACGGAGCCCCCTCCTGCCGGGTCATGGGGCGCGGTCTCGCCTCGGCCGCCGCCGGGACCGGTGTCCGGCTGATCGTTCCGGACCGGCCGGGATGCGGGCTGTCGACCTTCCTCCCGGACCGCCGCATCATCGACTGGCCGGCGGACGTGAGTGCACTGGCCGAGCACCTCGGACTCGACCGGTACCGGGTCGTCGGGACGTCGGGTGGCGGCCCCTACGCCCTCGCGTGTGCCGCGGCCGGGGACCCCGGGGTGGTCCGGACGGCGGTGGTCTGCGGGGTGGGGCCCCTCGACGGCCCGCAGCGGATCGCCGGGCTCCACGAGGTGAACCGGGCCGTCTTCGCTGCGGCGACCGAGGGGATCGACGCCCTGACACCGATCGTCGAGCGTCTCGTCGCCGGCGGGGCCGCGGCCGCCGTCCCCGGGGACCTGCTGCCGCGCGAGGACCGGGAGAACATCGCCGCCCACCCGGAGCTCGCGGCCGACGCCGCCGCGATGCTGCGGGCCGCGACCGTCCACGGGCTCCACGGCGTCGTGCACGACACCTGGCTGCTCGTCCGGCCGTGGGGATTCGAGCTGTCCGAGGTCGGCGGCCCGGTCGACTTCTACGCCGGTGACCACGACCGCAACGTGCCCCTCCAGCACGTCGTCGACCAGGCGGCGGCCGTACCGGGGAGCACGCTCACGGTGTGGCCCGGATCGGGCCACAGCCACGCGCTCACCAGGCTCCCCGAGGTCCTCCGGCGGATCTGCGCGGAGCCCTGA